The Astyanax mexicanus isolate ESR-SI-001 chromosome 7, AstMex3_surface, whole genome shotgun sequence genome has a window encoding:
- the fam120b gene encoding constitutive coactivator of peroxisome proliferator-activated receptor gamma: protein MGVKGLQYFMESCCPEACLPVDLLQMAATHAKAHHQTTATVVVDGMACLRYWYRCQAWVHGGQWQEYMHFLEEFVGAFTRAGLRLVFFFDGTVEEQKRAEWVKRRLRVNKDIARMFQYIKNHCQQPDRDMFCLPSGLATFSRFALKSLGQEVWCSVREGDYEIAQFALSNNCMAILGNDTDFVIYDTVPYLSIAKLKLESMTTVQFSREKLCNILKLQKSDLPLFACILGNDIVPEHHLQHVRKNALSSYGKKHQGDKVHAVAKLINSLHPNGDGIHGISALPLSKADKEAVEKGIQSYLLPGQMSPWLDSNLQPPEPVCVMKKYINADILQAAKEKHMRAECFISYNVLYDGVVECSNTLEDEEDVELSPQAILYQPIREHIYGVLLSALPDSHDHDHDLSVKEWFVFSGNPLKEPNKVAPKALNIPERTPDLMTLWFGKNSELKSVRVFTFLAVFDLQDFSQDIIHFETPLVTVICLVAYIAVQAKHISLEDIDAYLSQAVCIRYKSYTELQQTKVPEVDPRAVQLGSLFVRGLTYLVAANSACGFPFPMNELMPWKTFDGLLFHSKYLQAHSGCPKEELLEGNPSWTSLFQSLRELVLEVCRRRGFNIVSQPRRVQHAHMHRPRSRHPNRRRYHLAPRWPQYQNPRSDFH from the exons ATGGGTGTGAAAGGCTTGCAATACTTCATGGAGTCCTGTTGTCCAGAGGCTTGCTTGCCAGTGGATCTGCTGCAAATGGCAGCAACTCATGCCAAAGCTCATCATCAGACCACTGCTACAGTGGTAGTTGATGGCATGGCATGTCTGAGGTACTGGTATCGATGCCAAGCTTGGGTCCATGGTGGTCAGTGGCAAGAATACATGCATTTCCTGGAGGAATTTGTGGGTGCGTTCACACGAGCAGGTTTAAGATTAGTCTTTTTCTTTGACGGGACAGTGGAGGAACAGAAGCGTGCCGAATGGGTGAAGAGACGCCTGAGAGTTAACAAGGACATAGCAAGAATGTTTCAGTACATTAAAAATCACTGCCAGCAACCAGACAGGGACATGTTTTGCCTCCCCTCAGGACTCGCCACCTTCTCCAGATTTGCCCTCAAGTCTCTTGGCCAAGAAGTGTGGTGCTCTGTTCGCGAAGGAGACTATGAGATTGCCCAATTTGCCCTTTCCAACAACTGTATGGCTATTCTTGGAAACGATACTGACTTTGTCATCTATGACACTGTTCCGTACCTGTCCATTGCAAAACTAAAATTAGAAAGCATGACTACTGTACAGTTCTCCAGAGAAAAGCTCTGCAACATCCTGAAGCTCCAAAAGTCTGATCTTCCTCTCTTTGcatgcattctgggcaatgatATTGTGCCAGAGCACCATCTGCAGCATGTCCGTAAAAATGCTTTGTCCTCTTACGGGAAGAAGCATCAGGGTGATAAGGTCCATGCTGTGGCCAAGTTGATTAATAGTCTTCATCCTAATGGTGATGGAATACATGGAATTTCAGCACTGCCATTGTCGAAAGCAGACAAGGAGGCTGTAGAAAAAGGAATCCAGTCATATCTGCTCCCAGGTCAAATGTCTCCATGGTTAGATTCCAATCTACAACCCCCTGAGCCAGTGTGTGTGATGAAGAAATACATAAACGCAGACATACTGCAG GCAGCAAAGGAAAAACACATGCGAGCTGAATGCTTTATAAGCTATAATGTGCTGTATGATGGGGTGGTGGAATGCAGCAATACACtagaagatgaggaagatgttGAGCTATCACCACAGGCCATTTTATACCAGCCTATTAGAGAGCACATCTATGGTGTTCTTCTGTCAGCACTGCCAG ATTCCCATGATCATGATCATGATCTGTCTGTCAAGGAGTGGTTTGTTTTTTCAGGAAATCCACTTAAGGAACCAAATAAAGTGGCACCAAAGGCTTTAAATATTCCAG AGCGAACTCCTGACCTGATGACACTGTGGTTTGGAAAGAACTCTGAGCTAAAAAGTGTCCGTGTGTTCACTTTCTTGGCTGTCTTTGACCTTCAGGACTTTTCTCAGGACATTATTCATTTCGAGACTCCTCTGGTAACTGTGATTTGTCTTGTAGCCTACATTGCCGTTCAG GCTAAACACATTTCACTAGAAGACATAGATGCTTATCTAAGTCAAGCAGTCTGCATCAGATACAAGTCCTACACAGAGTTGCAACAAACCAAG GTTCCTGAGGTGGACCCAAGGGCTGTCCAACTTGGCTCACTCTTTGTTCGAGGCCTGACTTATCTCGTTGCTGCCAACAGTGCCTGTGGTTTTCCTTTTCCAATGAATGAGCTCATGCCTTGGAAAACCTTTGATGGCTTGCTCTTCCATTCCAAGTACCTGCAGGCTCACTCTGGGTGCCCTAAAGAGGAGCTTCTAGAGGGCAAC CCTTCCTGGACTTCACTCTTCCAATCACTTCGAGAGCTGGTGCTGGAAGTCTGCAGGAGGCGTGGCTTCAATATTGTCAGCCAGCCACGCAGAGTACAACATG CACACATGCATAGACCAAGATCAAGACATCCCAACAGAAGACGGTATCACCTTGCTCCGAG ATGGCCTCAGTATCAAAACCCAAGATCTGATTTCCACTGA